In Ostrea edulis chromosome 6, xbOstEdul1.1, whole genome shotgun sequence, a single window of DNA contains:
- the LOC125648220 gene encoding uncharacterized protein LOC125648220 isoform X3: MSDRGLVVCIIVFLFIPTCALQLSGIFSSWWVKTEAPNITSECYLGVIFNENCWNYIEYTPGIVGIGQPVTGLEILAGIVMALTTLNALISFRYSDDDSDDDFSCCRCIIGCVSIFYPFSDILLLLDALQGSSSRGRGNK; the protein is encoded by the exons ATGAGCGACAGAGGACTAGTCGTGTGTATTATTGTCTTTCTGTTCATCCCCACTTGTGCTTTACAGCTCTCGGGGATCTTTTCCAGTTGGTGGGTGAAAACGGAGGCACCCAACATTACCAGTGAATGCTACTTAGGTGTCATCTTCAATGAAAACTGTTGGAATTACATTGAATATACTCCAG GGATTGTAGGGATTGGACAACCTGTGACTGGATTGGAGATACTCGCAGGGATCGTGATGGCACTGACAACATTGAATGCGCTCATCTCTTTCCGTTATTCAGACGATGACTCAGATGATGACTTTTCTTGCTGTAGATGTATAATAGGATGTGTATCTATATTTTATCCCTTCTCTG ATATTCTTCTGCTGTTGGATGCTTTGCAAGGTTCGTCGTCACGAGGAAGAGGAAACAAATGA
- the LOC125648220 gene encoding uncharacterized protein LOC125648220 isoform X1, with protein MSDRGLVVCIIVFLFIPTCALQLSGIFSSWWVKTEAPNITSECYLGVIFNENCWNYIEYTPGIVGIGQPVTGLEILAGIVMALTTLNALISFRYSDDDSDDDFSCCRCIIGCVSIFYPFSETELFAGILGFTGCMFLVSYDLGELQWAFYTSLAASCYNIIQIFFCCWMLCKVRRHEEEETNETSTGAIVIEQLQITQVTHIFHIT; from the exons ATGAGCGACAGAGGACTAGTCGTGTGTATTATTGTCTTTCTGTTCATCCCCACTTGTGCTTTACAGCTCTCGGGGATCTTTTCCAGTTGGTGGGTGAAAACGGAGGCACCCAACATTACCAGTGAATGCTACTTAGGTGTCATCTTCAATGAAAACTGTTGGAATTACATTGAATATACTCCAG GGATTGTAGGGATTGGACAACCTGTGACTGGATTGGAGATACTCGCAGGGATCGTGATGGCACTGACAACATTGAATGCGCTCATCTCTTTCCGTTATTCAGACGATGACTCAGATGATGACTTTTCTTGCTGTAGATGTATAATAGGATGTGTATCTATATTTTATCCCTTCTCTG aAACTGAACTTTTTGCAGGAATACTAGGGTTCACTGGATGCATGTTTTTAGTCTCATACGACTTGGGGGAACTGCAGTGGGCTTTTTACACAAGTTTGGCCGCGTCCTGTTATAATATCATTCAG ATATTCTTCTGCTGTTGGATGCTTTGCAAGGTTCGTCGTCACGAGGAAGAGGAAACAAATGAAACGTCTACTGGTGCCATTGTCATAGAGCAACTCCAAATTACCCAAGTCACGCACATTTTTCATATCACATAG
- the LOC125648220 gene encoding uncharacterized protein LOC125648220 isoform X2: protein MSDRGLVVCIIVFLFIPTCALQLSGIFSSWWVKTEAPNITSECYLGVIFNENCWNYIEYTPGIVGIGQPVTGLEILAGIVMALTTLNALISFRYSDDDSDDDFSCCRCIIGCVSIFYPFSGILGFTGCMFLVSYDLGELQWAFYTSLAASCYNIIQIFFCCWMLCKVRRHEEEETNETSTGAIVIEQLQITQVTHIFHIT from the exons ATGAGCGACAGAGGACTAGTCGTGTGTATTATTGTCTTTCTGTTCATCCCCACTTGTGCTTTACAGCTCTCGGGGATCTTTTCCAGTTGGTGGGTGAAAACGGAGGCACCCAACATTACCAGTGAATGCTACTTAGGTGTCATCTTCAATGAAAACTGTTGGAATTACATTGAATATACTCCAG GGATTGTAGGGATTGGACAACCTGTGACTGGATTGGAGATACTCGCAGGGATCGTGATGGCACTGACAACATTGAATGCGCTCATCTCTTTCCGTTATTCAGACGATGACTCAGATGATGACTTTTCTTGCTGTAGATGTATAATAGGATGTGTATCTATATTTTATCCCTTCTCTG GAATACTAGGGTTCACTGGATGCATGTTTTTAGTCTCATACGACTTGGGGGAACTGCAGTGGGCTTTTTACACAAGTTTGGCCGCGTCCTGTTATAATATCATTCAG ATATTCTTCTGCTGTTGGATGCTTTGCAAGGTTCGTCGTCACGAGGAAGAGGAAACAAATGAAACGTCTACTGGTGCCATTGTCATAGAGCAACTCCAAATTACCCAAGTCACGCACATTTTTCATATCACATAG
- the LOC130046878 gene encoding uncharacterized protein LOC130046878: protein MFHNFLVTTEHRDFLRFLWHEDNDISKPLIDYHMNVHVFGNSPSPAVATYGLRKAVEKAETDVQDFIYRNFYVDDGLISCRTSEEAVDLLVRTQRILHDNGKLRLHKFSSNNREVLDSFPQSELAKDLCNLDLCNDTLPMHRSLGLSWDIETDRFTFCTCKDKKPFTRRGILSVINGLYDPLGFAVPVVLKGKLLMKEILSSTNSLDWDDPVPELFKKPWDVWVQSLTELEQVCIPRQYSDHSYTDSNVRLVHVFCDASKDAIGAVAYLQLFRPAGPEPTLSFLLGKGKLAPNGGSTIPRMELCAAVLGVEVADIIKEQLGIPSECFRFYTDSQIVLGYLTNTTRRFYVYVSNRVKRIHSASSPRQWTHVATEQNPADLATRSVSATQLSNSMWLTGPPCEILTKTLPEPLSCFPLVEPQNDCEIRPEVTCIKVQMDDVKPVNHKIGSERFLRFSTWESLVRGIKILKQFIYTFLKQSDIDSSEAY, encoded by the coding sequence ATGTTCCATAACTTCCTTGTTACAACAGAACACAGAGATTTTCTTAGATTCCTCTGGCACGAGGACAATGACATTTCTAAACCTTTAATAGACTATCATATGAATGTTCATGTTTTTGGGAACAGCCCATCCCCAGCAGTAGCCACCTACGGGCTACGCAAGGCAGTCGAGAAAGCAGAGACAGATGTCCAGGACTTTATTTACAGGAATTTCTATGTTGATGATGGTTTGATTTCCTGCCGTACATCTGAAGAAGCTGTTGATCTGCTTGTTCGGACACAACGCATCTTGCATGATAATGGGAAACTTAGGTTGCACAAGTTTTCATCCAATAACAGGGAGGTGTTGGACTCATTCCCACAAAGTGAGCTAGCCAAGGATCTCTGCAACCTTGATCTTTGTAACGACACATTACCAATGCATAGAAGTTTAGGACTCTCTTGGGACATTGAAACTGATCGATTCacgttttgtacatgtaaagaCAAGAAGCCATTCACCAGACGTGGAATATTGTCTGTGATAAATGGACTTTACGACCCATTGGGCTTCGCAGTCCCAGTCGTTCTGAAAGGCAAACTTCTGATGAAAGAAATCCTGTCCAGTACAAACTCTCTAGATTGGGATGACCCAGTTCctgagttgtttaaaaaacccTGGGATGTGTGGGTACAATCCCTAACTGAACTAGAACAAGTGTGTATTCCTAGGCAGTACTCAGATCACTCATATACAGATTCCAATGTTCGTCTCGTGCATGTTTTCTGTGATGCATCTAAAGATGCAATCGGTGCTGTTGCATATCTGCAACTCTTCAGACCTGCTGGCCCAGAGCCCACTCTCAGTTTTCTACTTGGAAAGGGAAAACTTGCACCTAATGGTGGCAGCACCATTCCTCGGATGGAACTGTGTGCTGCAGTTCTTGGAGTCGAAGTTGCAGACATAATCAAAGAACAACTAGGTATTCCATCAGAATGTTTTCGATTCTACACAGACAGCCAGATTGTCTTGGGTTATTTGACAAACACTACACGCAGATTTTATGTTTATGTGTCAAACAGAGTGAAACGCATTCATTCAGCTTCATCCCCAAGACAATGGACACATGTTGCCACAGAGCAGAATCCAGCTGATCTAGCAACAAGATCAGTAAGTGCTACTCAACTTTCAAACAGTATGTGGTTGACTGGACCTCCATGTGAGATATTGACTAAAACATTGCCAGAACCACTCTCATGTTTTCCGTTAGTGGAACCACAAAATGATTGTGAGATTAGACCTGAAGTTACATGCATCAAAGTTCAGATGGATGATGTGAAACCTGTTAATCACAAGATCGGGTCAGAGAGATTCTTAAGGTTCTCAACATGGGAATCTCTTGTTCGAGGAATCAAGATCCTGAAGCAgttcatatatacatttttgaaACAAAGTGACATTGACTCTAGTGAAGCATATTAA
- the LOC125648219 gene encoding uncharacterized protein LOC125648219: protein MCEKLVSQTVTIMFFSIMIKLLCCGNSAVEIRSELSSRRENLTNLLVTDRLLQIHDGVESSIHCSILCLDESPCVSFFYSPLSSACRLHSITLGKVSEIAPDNGSQYFVMQRGMGYIGDSCGNNSHCITGNSECRDGQCWCGAGYSFTPRLKTCDSNCTDGYSDQYTLYSRHFLHLNNKEEHLNVTLNQCRDLCTSTMTFTCKTFEYGYISRKCSLQEVTYLDVPGFWYEDIYYFEYDHYQRDCL from the exons ATGTGTGAAAAGTTGGTTTCACAAACTGTAACGATCATGTTCTTTTCTATCATGATTAAATTGTTATGTTGTGGGAATAGTGCTGTAGAAATCCGATCTGAATTAAGTTCTCGGAGAGAAAATCTGACAAATCTTTTGGTAACGGACCGCTTGCTGCAAATACACGATGGAGTAGAGTCTTCCATTCATTGTAGCATTCTGTGCCTGGACGAGAGTCCTTGTGTTAGTTTCTTTTACTCACCGCTGTCGTCTGCATGTCGACTACATTCCATCACCTTGGGAAAGGTTTCAGAAATCGCACCTGATAATGGatcacaatattttgttatGCAAAGAG GCATGGGTTATATAGGAGACTCATGTGGAAATAACTCTCACTGCATCACTGGGAACTCGGAATGCAGGGACGGACAGTGTTGGTGCGGCGCCGGATACAGTTTCACCCCCCGGCTGAAAACCTGTGACTCTA ATTGCACAGATGGATACAGTGATCAGTATACGTTGTATAGTCGTCATTTTCTCCACCTAAACAACAAGGAGGAGCATTTGAATGTGACCTTGAACCAATGCCGTGACCTCTGTACCTCTACTATGACATTTACATGCAAGACTTTTGAATATGGCTACATATCAAGGAAGTGTAGTTTACAGGAAGTGACGTATTTAGATGTGCCCGGATTCTGGTATGAGGATATCTACTACTTTGAATATGACCACTACCAGAGGGATTGTTTGTAA